The following coding sequences are from one Malaciobacter pacificus window:
- the hemH gene encoding ferrochelatase has translation MKRAIILMNMGGPNNLDEVKVFLHNMFNDKYIIGAPQPIRAMIAKFIIFKRIDEAKGNYKELGGMSPIVGHTKRLVRRLNKIVDADVFHEMRYTPPFASEVLQKVKDYDEIYAIPMYPHYSSTTTKSSWEDLIKNAKKMGIDTNKIKTIDKYYDNKLYNKTIVERIKEALQGDDSKEFELVFSAHGLTQRTIDKGDLYQKHILANVECAKKELEEQGIKFKKIHVAYQSRLGPLEWLRPYMEDKLKEIKDKVIIYPISFTVDNSETEFELDIEYKEVADELGIEDYRVAKTPNHHPYFLAALKDIYEEMKDL, from the coding sequence TTGAAAAGAGCAATAATACTTATGAATATGGGTGGACCTAATAATTTGGACGAAGTGAAAGTATTTTTACATAATATGTTTAATGATAAATATATTATAGGTGCACCACAACCAATTAGAGCTATGATTGCTAAATTTATTATTTTTAAAAGAATTGATGAAGCAAAGGGTAATTATAAAGAGCTAGGAGGAATGTCTCCTATTGTTGGACATACAAAAAGATTGGTTAGAAGATTAAATAAAATAGTTGATGCAGATGTTTTCCATGAGATGAGATATACACCACCTTTTGCTTCTGAGGTATTACAAAAAGTAAAAGACTATGATGAAATTTACGCTATTCCTATGTATCCCCACTACTCAAGTACAACTACAAAATCTTCATGGGAAGATTTAATAAAGAATGCTAAGAAAATGGGAATAGATACTAATAAGATAAAAACTATTGATAAATATTATGATAATAAACTTTACAATAAAACAATAGTTGAGCGAATAAAAGAGGCTTTACAAGGTGATGATTCAAAAGAGTTTGAGTTAGTTTTTTCAGCTCATGGATTGACACAAAGAACTATTGATAAAGGTGACTTGTACCAAAAACACATTTTGGCAAATGTTGAGTGTGCAAAAAAAGAGCTTGAAGAGCAGGGGATAAAATTTAAAAAAATTCATGTAGCTTATCAATCAAGACTTGGACCATTGGAGTGGTTAAGACCATACATGGAAGATAAGTTAAAAGAGATTAAAGACAAAGTTATTATCTATCCAATCTCATTTACTGTTGATAATTCAGAAACAGAGTTTGAACTTGATATTGAGTATAAAGAAGTAGCAGATGAGTTAGGAATAGAAGATTATAGAGTTGCGAAAACTCCAAATCATCATCCATATTTTTTGGCAGCTTTAAAAGATATTTATGAAGAAATGAAAGATTTATAA
- a CDS encoding nucleotidyltransferase family protein, translating into MENKKELAIIILAAGKSSRLGLITKQLLKYNGVTLLKRACKKALQITNDVFVVLGHEKEKCEKEIKDLDLNILFNKDYGKGIGSSISYGIKHTNDYKNTLIMLCDQPFINKKHLINLKNNIDNQTIIATKYENASSSTVPAIFPKKYYKKLSKLNEDKGAKSMMKNEVCINIKLEKSRSIDIDTREDIKTYLDL; encoded by the coding sequence ATGGAAAATAAAAAAGAGTTAGCAATCATTATTTTAGCAGCTGGTAAGTCTTCAAGACTTGGTTTAATCACAAAACAACTTCTAAAATACAACGGTGTTACTCTTTTAAAAAGAGCTTGTAAAAAAGCTCTACAAATTACAAATGATGTCTTTGTAGTTCTTGGTCATGAAAAAGAAAAGTGCGAAAAAGAGATAAAAGATTTAGATTTAAATATCCTTTTTAATAAAGATTATGGAAAAGGAATTGGTAGTTCCATTTCATATGGAATAAAACATACAAACGATTATAAAAATACTCTTATTATGCTTTGTGACCAACCATTTATCAATAAAAAGCACTTAATAAATCTAAAAAACAATATTGATAATCAAACTATAATAGCTACAAAATATGAAAATGCTAGTAGTTCAACAGTTCCAGCAATATTTCCTAAAAAATATTATAAAAAACTATCAAAACTAAATGAAGATAAAGGTGCAAAATCTATGATGAAAAATGAAGTATGTATCAATATCAAACTTGAAAAAAGTAGATCAATTGATATTGATACACGTGAAGATATTAAAACTTATTTAGATTTATAA
- a CDS encoding XdhC family protein — translation MFRNKQYQKFLEKSKNEKLDIVVTSVIETLGSTFTKSGNIMLVNSKGEFTGVLGSNFLQNKVLESSKLALKTRTIQKFNSIAKDPTSGHGNSKYQSKPFFYRDNYKEIEDYIIAPYSLLIFGSGAHVSPLISMANMMGWKTTVIDLKLKDEYTINADETIELESLDDILSMDLSSYDSSVILSHNPKTDDTYLKALLQTKMHYIGLMGNKKNMQRKKEQFGLENSDRFFAPVGLNIGSYTPQSIALSICAQIESRKNGKI, via the coding sequence ATGTTTAGAAATAAACAGTATCAAAAGTTTTTAGAAAAATCTAAAAATGAAAAGCTTGATATTGTAGTGACAAGTGTTATTGAAACACTTGGCTCTACATTTACCAAGTCAGGAAATATAATGCTGGTAAATTCAAAAGGTGAATTTACTGGTGTTTTAGGTAGTAATTTTTTACAAAATAAGGTATTAGAAAGTTCAAAACTTGCACTAAAAACTAGAACAATTCAAAAGTTTAATTCAATAGCAAAAGATCCAACTAGTGGTCATGGTAATAGTAAATATCAAAGCAAACCGTTTTTTTATAGAGACAATTATAAAGAAATTGAAGATTATATTATAGCTCCATATTCACTTTTAATTTTTGGAAGTGGTGCACATGTAAGTCCATTAATTTCTATGGCTAATATGATGGGTTGGAAAACTACTGTAATCGATTTGAAGCTAAAAGATGAGTATACTATTAATGCAGATGAAACTATTGAGTTAGAGAGTTTAGATGATATTTTATCAATGGATTTAAGTTCTTATGATAGTTCAGTAATATTAAGTCATAACCCAAAAACAGATGATACATATTTAAAAGCATTACTTCAAACAAAAATGCACTATATAGGACTTATGGGAAATAAGAAAAATATGCAAAGAAAAAAAGAACAATTTGGTTTAGAAAATAGTGATAGATTTTTTGCACCAGTTGGCTTAAATATAGGGAGTTACACTCCACAATCAATAGCACTATCAATTTGTGCACAAATTGAGTCAAGGAAAAATGGTAAGATTTAA
- a CDS encoding xanthine dehydrogenase family protein molybdopterin-binding subunit gives MSLNRREFIKNTSLVSSAFIIGFNLPTKGMAAKVEKKSEVIEPNAFIKIDKDNTVTFILGQVEMGQGTYSTMAMCIADELDAKWDEIIFEPAPIKAVYNIPGMPMMLTGGSMSIKTQQQRVRTVGASLKLMLKKAAAKKWQVRVYDLETKDSYVINKRTKEKLSYGSLVDDIKKIQIPTDVTLKKPSEYTLIGKPMKRHPIEVEEKLTGKGIFGIDVRLPDMKYAALIHPKVFGATIKSYDDSEAKKMPGIVKIKQLPNNKIAIIADKWYQAKQAIEKVKVDWDLGEFAKVSSADLEKEYIAQYDKDMKVMRSDGDTKKAFDSAYKIEEANYYFPFLAHSPMEPENCTIFHKGDKAYMSVGGQLQTLYRGTCAQILGVDPENIEYYTNYLGGSFGRRSTPNSDFIIDAAYIAKDEGYPIMMLWTREDDVKGGSYRPLTISNAKIAVDKEGNITALKTNLVNQSLTQGTPFEAFMFKDGIDALQREGLDNHPYTIGSHDLKSFCPQSPVTVDWLRSVGHTTSAPIVENIIDQAAVAVGMDPLDFRIKNLENPRFVNLLKNVAKQSNWYKREKNSGYGVAIAESFGSIVAMVVKVKVTDNDYKVEHVWSAVDCGYAFNPLNVENQIESAVNFTIGYTKYSEITFTNGAVDQNNFYDYTVNRISDAPESINVEIINSGEKLGGIGEVGVPPMFAGIMNALYDATGKRHTRFPIKLG, from the coding sequence ATGAGTTTAAATAGAAGAGAATTTATAAAGAACACTTCATTAGTTAGTTCAGCTTTTATCATAGGATTTAACCTTCCTACAAAAGGTATGGCTGCAAAAGTAGAAAAGAAAAGTGAAGTAATTGAACCAAATGCTTTTATCAAAATTGATAAAGATAATACTGTTACATTTATCCTTGGACAAGTAGAGATGGGACAAGGAACTTATTCAACTATGGCTATGTGTATAGCTGATGAATTAGATGCTAAATGGGATGAAATCATTTTTGAACCAGCACCAATTAAAGCTGTGTATAATATCCCTGGAATGCCTATGATGTTAACGGGTGGTTCTATGAGTATTAAAACTCAACAGCAAAGAGTTAGAACTGTTGGTGCATCATTAAAACTAATGCTTAAAAAAGCAGCAGCTAAAAAATGGCAAGTAAGAGTTTATGATTTAGAAACAAAAGATTCTTATGTAATCAATAAAAGAACAAAAGAGAAACTTTCTTATGGTAGTTTAGTTGATGATATTAAAAAAATACAAATACCAACTGATGTAACTTTAAAAAAACCAAGTGAGTATACTTTAATTGGTAAGCCAATGAAAAGACATCCTATTGAAGTTGAAGAAAAACTTACTGGTAAAGGTATATTTGGTATTGATGTTAGACTTCCAGATATGAAATATGCAGCACTTATTCACCCAAAAGTATTTGGTGCAACAATCAAAAGCTATGATGACAGCGAAGCTAAAAAAATGCCAGGTATTGTAAAAATCAAACAACTACCAAACAATAAAATCGCAATTATCGCTGATAAATGGTACCAAGCAAAACAAGCTATAGAAAAAGTAAAAGTTGATTGGGATTTAGGTGAGTTTGCAAAAGTTAGTAGTGCTGATTTAGAAAAAGAATACATCGCCCAATATGACAAAGATATGAAAGTTATGAGAAGTGATGGAGATACTAAAAAAGCATTTGATAGTGCATATAAAATCGAAGAAGCAAACTATTACTTCCCATTTTTAGCTCACTCTCCAATGGAACCTGAAAACTGTACAATCTTCCATAAAGGTGATAAAGCTTATATGAGTGTTGGTGGTCAACTACAAACTTTATATAGAGGAACTTGTGCACAAATTTTAGGAGTGGATCCAGAAAATATTGAGTACTACACAAACTACTTAGGTGGAAGTTTTGGTAGAAGATCAACTCCAAACTCTGATTTTATCATCGATGCAGCATATATTGCAAAAGATGAGGGTTATCCAATTATGATGTTATGGACAAGAGAAGATGATGTAAAAGGTGGAAGTTATAGACCTCTTACAATTAGTAATGCAAAAATTGCCGTTGATAAAGAAGGTAATATAACAGCACTTAAAACAAATCTAGTAAACCAATCTTTAACTCAAGGAACTCCTTTTGAAGCATTTATGTTCAAAGATGGAATTGATGCACTTCAAAGAGAAGGATTAGATAATCATCCTTATACTATTGGAAGTCACGACTTAAAATCTTTTTGTCCTCAAAGTCCAGTTACAGTTGACTGGTTAAGATCTGTTGGTCATACAACTTCTGCTCCTATTGTAGAAAATATTATTGACCAAGCTGCAGTTGCAGTTGGTATGGACCCACTTGATTTTAGAATCAAAAACTTAGAAAACCCAAGATTTGTAAATCTACTTAAAAATGTAGCAAAACAATCTAACTGGTATAAAAGAGAAAAAAATAGTGGTTATGGTGTAGCAATTGCTGAATCATTTGGAAGTATTGTAGCAATGGTTGTAAAAGTAAAAGTTACTGATAATGACTACAAAGTTGAACATGTTTGGTCTGCTGTTGATTGTGGATATGCATTTAACCCATTAAATGTAGAAAACCAAATCGAAAGTGCAGTTAACTTTACAATTGGATATACAAAATACAGTGAAATTACATTTACAAATGGTGCAGTTGATCAAAACAATTTCTATGACTATACAGTAAATAGAATCTCTGATGCGCCTGAAAGTATAAATGTAGAAATCATAAATTCTGGCGAAAAACTAGGTGGTATTGGTGAAGTTGGTGTTCCTCCAATGTTTGCAGGTATCATGAATGCACTTTATGATGCAACAGGAAAAAGGCACACAAGATTTCCTATTAAACTTGGATAA
- a CDS encoding (2Fe-2S)-binding protein produces the protein MNTIFIDNKKYELKEIPEDTPVLWVLRDYLDLTGTKFGCGVGMCGACTVLLDNSAIRSCSTPISQAYGKKITTIENKEDKELNSLRVAWKTHDVAQCGYCQPGQLMNATSLLKSNAKPSKEEIITSMDGNVCRCGTYNKILTAISAVAKG, from the coding sequence ATGAATACGATTTTTATAGATAATAAGAAATATGAATTAAAAGAAATTCCAGAAGACACACCTGTTTTATGGGTTTTAAGAGACTACTTAGACCTAACTGGAACAAAATTTGGATGTGGTGTTGGTATGTGCGGGGCATGTACTGTTTTACTTGATAATAGTGCAATTAGAAGTTGTTCTACTCCAATTAGCCAAGCTTATGGCAAAAAAATCACTACAATTGAAAACAAAGAAGATAAAGAGTTAAACTCACTTAGAGTTGCATGGAAAACTCACGATGTTGCCCAATGTGGATACTGTCAACCAGGTCAACTTATGAATGCTACAAGCTTATTAAAATCAAATGCAAAACCATCAAAAGAAGAAATTATCACTTCAATGGATGGAAATGTTTGTAGATGTGGTACTTACAACAAAATACTTACAGCAATCTCAGCAGTAGCGAAAGGATAA
- a CDS encoding MBL fold metallo-hydrolase, which translates to MKKILVLITLIGVVMIGCSYKNEKKYNSDYFQDGKFKNPEANMDSSFSGFLSNVWKFVSEKVDDQVPSENEIPIKKLTKDDIASMPNNSVTRLGHSTLLLKIDDKLILTDPVLSAQITPFPIFAPKSFHKYPIDTDDLPFIDAVIISHNHYDHLDEPTLLKLKDKVGTFYTTIGIKEHLISLGIDTMKIYELDWYQSITNKTIKLTATPAQHFSGRGLFDKNKTLWSSWVIKGSNINLYFSGDTGYFSGFKEISKRYGPFDMTFLEAGAYNKSWKEIHMMPSQTIQAHIDLNGKLLFPIHNSTFKLSMHPWYEPLEKVTTLAQEKGLNVIHPIMGEIIPLDRFYPTSRWWKE; encoded by the coding sequence ATGAAAAAGATTTTAGTTTTAATAACATTGATTGGAGTAGTGATGATTGGGTGTTCTTATAAAAATGAAAAAAAATATAATAGTGACTACTTTCAAGATGGAAAATTTAAAAATCCTGAAGCAAATATGGATTCTAGTTTTAGTGGTTTTCTTTCAAATGTTTGGAAATTTGTTAGTGAAAAAGTAGATGACCAAGTACCTAGTGAAAATGAAATTCCTATTAAAAAATTAACAAAAGATGATATAGCAAGTATGCCCAATAATAGTGTAACAAGACTTGGTCACTCTACACTTCTTTTAAAAATAGATGATAAACTAATTCTTACAGACCCAGTATTATCAGCTCAAATTACACCCTTCCCTATTTTTGCACCAAAAAGTTTTCATAAATATCCAATAGATACAGATGATTTACCTTTTATTGATGCAGTAATAATCTCTCACAATCACTATGACCACTTAGATGAGCCAACACTTTTAAAGCTAAAAGATAAAGTTGGAACTTTTTATACAACAATTGGAATAAAAGAACATCTAATCTCTTTAGGTATTGATACTATGAAAATCTATGAATTAGACTGGTATCAATCAATAACTAATAAAACTATAAAACTAACAGCAACTCCTGCTCAACACTTCTCAGGTCGTGGGCTTTTTGATAAAAATAAAACCTTATGGTCATCTTGGGTTATAAAAGGTTCTAATATAAATCTATATTTTAGTGGTGACACTGGATATTTTTCTGGCTTTAAAGAAATTTCAAAAAGATATGGACCTTTTGATATGACTTTTTTAGAAGCTGGTGCTTATAATAAAAGTTGGAAAGAGATTCATATGATGCCCTCTCAAACTATTCAAGCACATATTGATTTAAATGGGAAACTTCTATTTCCTATACATAATAGTACATTCAAGCTTTCAATGCACCCTTGGTATGAACCTTTAGAAAAGGTGACTACACTTGCCCAAGAAAAGGGGCTAAATGTAATTCATCCTATCATGGGAGAAATAATTCCTTTGGATAGATTTTATCCAACTTCTAGATGGTGGAAAGAATAA
- a CDS encoding SDR family NAD(P)-dependent oxidoreductase → MSKIFITGSSDGIGLQTAKELIKLGHEVVLHARNEKKVIELKSYLKNTNKILVGDLTSIYETKQLANEINSLGIFDTIIHNAGVFKNDKSEIFKVNVLAPYILTACVKKPKKIIYIGSNMHPQGVVDLDNLSIENGVDYSTSKLLLSIFSLALSKKWKNVLVNTVDPGWVKTKMANYEAPDSLEDGSNTQVWLTSHKSFKDTGKYFHHLKEIRYCDIVYDEEIQKSLIEKIEKITNIYI, encoded by the coding sequence ATGTCAAAAATATTTATAACTGGTTCATCTGATGGTATTGGATTACAAACAGCTAAAGAGTTAATTAAATTAGGGCATGAAGTTGTACTTCATGCTAGAAATGAAAAAAAAGTAATAGAGTTAAAATCATATTTAAAAAATACAAATAAAATATTAGTTGGTGATTTAACAAGTATCTATGAAACAAAACAATTAGCAAATGAAATTAACTCTTTAGGTATCTTTGATACGATAATTCATAATGCAGGTGTATTTAAAAATGATAAATCAGAGATATTTAAAGTAAATGTATTAGCACCATATATTTTGACAGCTTGTGTAAAAAAACCAAAAAAAATCATCTATATTGGTTCAAATATGCACCCACAAGGCGTAGTTGATTTAGATAACCTATCAATAGAAAATGGAGTTGATTATTCAACTTCTAAACTTCTATTATCTATTTTTAGTTTAGCCCTATCAAAAAAGTGGAAAAATGTGTTAGTTAACACTGTAGATCCAGGATGGGTAAAAACTAAAATGGCAAATTATGAAGCACCAGATAGTTTAGAAGATGGTAGTAATACACAAGTTTGGCTAACTTCTCATAAGAGTTTTAAAGATACAGGAAAATATTTTCATCACTTAAAAGAGATAAGATATTGTGATATAGTATATGATGAAGAGATACAAAAAAGTTTAATTGAAAAAATTGAAAAAATTACAAACATATATATTTAA
- a CDS encoding NAD(P)-dependent alcohol dehydrogenase, whose translation MNNTIKTKAYAAFDESGEIKPWEFERRPVGDDDVLIEIKAASICHSDIHQEKGHWGKQQYPQVPGHEIAGIVTQVGKNVTKFKVGDKAGVGCMVNGCTTCENEEQYHPDTKFTYGYAEEKEPTGITQGGYSTHIVVRDHFAVHLPDGVSFEKAAPLLCAGITTYSPLIKADIKKGDKVGVAGIGGLGHMAVKIAVSKGAEVYAFTTSAEKKEDIKGFGAKEVIVVEDPKALYAHSQTLDYMISTIPYQFEIAPYVATVKPDGYFTFVGMPVGFEITLSNIGLAASRVNFNASLIGGMKETQEMVDYCVANDVLPEIQMIKASEITEAWKKVEEKKARYRYVIDTSTI comes from the coding sequence ATGAATAATACAATAAAAACAAAAGCTTATGCAGCGTTTGACGAATCAGGAGAAATTAAACCTTGGGAATTTGAAAGAAGACCTGTTGGAGATGATGATGTTTTAATTGAAATCAAAGCAGCAAGTATTTGTCACTCAGATATTCACCAAGAAAAAGGGCATTGGGGTAAACAACAATATCCTCAAGTTCCAGGTCATGAAATAGCAGGAATTGTAACACAAGTTGGAAAAAACGTTACAAAATTTAAAGTTGGTGATAAAGCCGGAGTTGGGTGTATGGTAAATGGTTGTACAACTTGTGAAAATGAAGAACAATATCATCCTGATACAAAATTTACTTATGGTTATGCAGAAGAAAAAGAACCAACGGGGATTACTCAAGGTGGATACTCAACACATATTGTTGTAAGAGATCACTTTGCAGTTCATTTACCTGATGGTGTAAGTTTTGAAAAAGCAGCACCCCTACTTTGTGCAGGAATTACAACTTATTCTCCACTTATAAAAGCAGATATTAAAAAAGGTGACAAAGTTGGTGTTGCTGGAATTGGTGGTTTAGGTCATATGGCTGTTAAAATTGCTGTATCAAAAGGTGCTGAAGTTTATGCCTTTACTACAAGTGCTGAAAAGAAAGAAGATATCAAAGGTTTTGGTGCAAAAGAAGTTATTGTAGTTGAAGATCCAAAAGCTTTATATGCTCATTCACAAACTTTAGATTATATGATTAGTACAATTCCTTATCAATTTGAAATTGCACCTTATGTTGCTACTGTTAAACCTGATGGTTATTTTACATTTGTTGGTATGCCAGTAGGATTTGAAATCACATTAAGCAATATAGGATTAGCAGCAAGTAGAGTTAACTTTAATGCTTCATTGATTGGTGGTATGAAAGAGACTCAAGAGATGGTTGATTATTGTGTTGCAAATGATGTATTACCAGAAATTCAAATGATTAAGGCAAGCGAGATTACTGAAGCTTGGAAAAAAGTTGAAGAGAAAAAAGCAAGATATAGATATGTTATTGATACATCAACAATATAA
- a CDS encoding iron-containing alcohol dehydrogenase — protein sequence MEFSFHNPTGIEFGKGKIKEISNLIPKDKKVLVVYGGGSVKNNGAYDQVTEALKDHEWLEFGGVEANPTVETMNKAVELVKAQGVNYILAVGDGSVIDGSKYLAAASLYDGDGWDFLDGTAEVQEALPLAVVLTLAATGSESNNLTVVSRKSTDEKRMYFSDHSYPQFAVLDPSFMGTLSDRQLGNGLVDAFVHISEQYLTKTNDLLVNDGYAETLYKGLVILAQKWDERRTLWWQENLMHICNQALNFQLANGVCQDWSTHIIGHELTAFYGLDHARSLAVILPHLIREMIDEKQDKLAQFGKNVFGIENDNEAIIKKIEEVFESVGVPTKLTAYEIDDKVVENVHNAFKSHGYLEIGENGTVTLDKVEKIINRSIAA from the coding sequence ATGGAATTTTCTTTTCATAATCCAACAGGTATAGAATTTGGAAAAGGTAAAATCAAAGAGATTTCAAACCTAATCCCTAAAGACAAAAAAGTATTAGTAGTTTATGGTGGTGGTTCAGTTAAAAACAATGGAGCTTATGACCAAGTTACAGAAGCTTTAAAAGATCACGAATGGTTAGAGTTTGGTGGAGTTGAAGCAAATCCAACAGTTGAAACTATGAACAAAGCAGTTGAACTTGTAAAAGCTCAAGGTGTAAACTATATTCTTGCAGTTGGTGATGGTTCTGTTATTGATGGTTCAAAATACCTTGCAGCAGCATCTTTATATGATGGTGACGGATGGGATTTCTTAGATGGAACAGCTGAAGTTCAAGAAGCACTTCCATTAGCAGTTGTATTAACTTTAGCAGCAACTGGTTCAGAATCAAATAACTTAACAGTTGTATCAAGAAAATCAACTGATGAAAAAAGAATGTATTTCTCAGACCACTCTTACCCTCAATTTGCAGTATTAGACCCGTCATTTATGGGAACTTTATCTGATAGACAACTAGGAAATGGTTTAGTAGATGCCTTTGTTCATATTTCAGAGCAATACTTAACAAAAACTAATGATTTACTTGTAAATGATGGTTATGCTGAAACTTTATATAAAGGTTTAGTAATCTTAGCTCAGAAATGGGATGAAAGAAGAACATTATGGTGGCAAGAAAACTTAATGCACATTTGTAATCAAGCACTTAATTTCCAATTAGCAAATGGTGTTTGTCAAGACTGGTCAACTCATATTATTGGACATGAATTAACTGCATTCTACGGATTAGACCATGCTAGATCTTTAGCAGTAATTTTACCTCACTTAATCAGAGAAATGATTGATGAGAAACAAGACAAATTAGCACAATTTGGTAAAAATGTATTCGGAATTGAAAATGATAACGAAGCTATTATCAAGAAAATTGAAGAAGTATTTGAATCTGTTGGTGTACCAACTAAATTAACTGCTTATGAAATTGATGATAAAGTTGTTGAAAATGTACATAATGCATTTAAATCTCACGGTTATTTAGAAATTGGAGAAAATGGAACTGTTACATTAGATAAGGTTGAAAAAATTATTAACAGATCTATTGCAGCGTAA
- a CDS encoding AraC family transcriptional regulator: MKKSIIENREILNLEDGVHDTNLKNIKVFKTTKYEPKTPLIYDVCLILVLQGKKIANLSTNSFTYDCDNYLVVPTTLPLECETYASKDEPFISLLISLDRKIMYDIIEKLDSRNFKHKHSSFGIFSDKVTQDIEDTTAKLLDILESKEKSMILSNGILTELFYKIAIGENAKILHKMFLEENNESKIANALKMIHDNYKENHDMETLSRTCGMSVSSFHTHFKKITTFTPLQYIKKIRLTKAKELLTKHDYRVVDVVEELGYDNPSHFSRDFKSYFGFSPKEAKASC; encoded by the coding sequence ATGAAAAAAAGTATTATAGAAAATAGAGAAATTTTAAACTTAGAAGATGGAGTTCATGACACAAATCTAAAAAATATAAAAGTATTTAAAACTACAAAATATGAACCTAAAACCCCACTTATTTATGATGTATGTCTAATTCTTGTTTTACAAGGGAAAAAAATAGCAAATCTTTCAACTAATAGCTTTACATATGATTGTGATAATTATTTAGTAGTTCCTACTACTTTACCTTTAGAATGTGAAACCTATGCTTCAAAAGATGAACCATTTATTAGTTTACTTATATCTTTAGATAGAAAAATTATGTACGATATTATAGAAAAGCTTGATAGTAGAAATTTTAAACATAAACACAGTTCATTTGGTATATTCTCAGATAAAGTAACTCAAGATATTGAAGATACAACTGCAAAACTACTTGATATACTTGAATCAAAAGAAAAATCTATGATTTTATCAAATGGAATTTTAACTGAACTTTTTTATAAAATTGCAATTGGAGAAAATGCAAAGATTCTTCATAAAATGTTTTTAGAAGAAAATAATGAATCAAAAATTGCCAATGCACTTAAAATGATTCATGACAATTATAAAGAAAATCATGATATGGAAACATTATCAAGAACATGTGGTATGAGTGTATCATCTTTTCATACACATTTTAAAAAAATCACTACCTTTACTCCTTTACAATATATTAAAAAAATTAGATTAACTAAAGCAAAAGAACTATTAACAAAACATGATTATAGAGTTGTGGATGTTGTTGAAGAATTAGGTTATGATAACCCTTCACATTTTAGTAGAGATTTTAAAAGTTATTTTGGATTTTCACCAAAAGAGGCAAAAGCCTCTTGTTAG
- a CDS encoding SDR family oxidoreductase, with translation MSKKNVLITGGARGIGAAVAKKFQSKNYRVFINYVNSTEVAENLAKEINFEGGEAHTIQADVRDESQIEAMFDKIKSEFGGVDILVSNANMNFTPKPFVQQTWDEFSQKLNDEMRAAYLCAQYAVNTSMIEKKFGRLVFISSTLSESPLPSFIAHGSAKGAVDSFNKYLAQELGAYGITSNVVAPGLVLTDATAQAPDEFKEFIKSVTPTGNISMPQDVANAVYMLTQNESSQLTGTYLPVCGGAYLA, from the coding sequence ATGTCAAAGAAAAATGTTCTAATCACAGGTGGAGCAAGAGGTATTGGTGCAGCAGTTGCAAAGAAGTTTCAATCTAAAAACTATAGAGTTTTTATAAATTATGTAAATAGTACAGAAGTTGCTGAAAATTTAGCAAAAGAGATAAACTTTGAAGGTGGTGAAGCTCATACTATTCAAGCAGATGTTAGAGATGAGTCACAAATTGAAGCTATGTTTGATAAAATTAAATCAGAGTTTGGAGGAGTTGATATTTTAGTATCAAATGCAAATATGAACTTCACTCCAAAACCATTTGTACAGCAAACTTGGGATGAGTTTTCTCAAAAATTAAATGATGAGATGAGAGCAGCTTATTTATGTGCTCAATATGCTGTAAACACTTCAATGATTGAGAAAAAATTTGGTAGATTAGTATTTATTTCAAGTACATTATCTGAAAGTCCACTTCCTAGTTTTATAGCTCATGGTAGTGCAAAAGGTGCAGTTGATTCATTTAATAAATACTTAGCACAAGAATTAGGAGCATATGGAATCACATCAAATGTTGTAGCTCCTGGACTTGTTTTAACAGATGCAACTGCACAGGCTCCTGATGAGTTCAAAGAGTTTATAAAATCAGTTACTCCAACTGGAAATATCTCAATGCCTCAAGATGTAGCAAATGCAGTATATATGTTAACACAAAATGAAAGTTCTCAACTTACAGGAACTTACTTACCAGTATGTGGAGGAGCATATTTAGCTTAA